Part of the Procambarus clarkii isolate CNS0578487 chromosome 20, FALCON_Pclarkii_2.0, whole genome shotgun sequence genome, cagtgcccgggatcgaacccgggaccacagatcacgtgtccagcgtgctgtccgctcggcctagTATAGGTGCatctaggggggggggaataggtaGCCGGGAgtaaggcaactgttgtgggtgttgcatcttggggagggtcagtagttccaccttgAGGGGGCAGGGGACCTCCATACCACTTGGGTTGAACGATACAGTGACGGCCTCGCTTTCTGCAGGGCCGGCGTTCGATCCCTGACGGTCTGAGTATATGGGGCGCCGTTCCTCTTCActgtcctatcccagctccttgtcctcacatccatatAAGATGGGAAAGGGCTATACATAGCGCTTCCTCATCATAATTACCTCTATGATGAGGAAATGTCTCATCATTACCTTATGATGAGACAATCGACATGATaacgatccaggacggaccgaagagtcgtcgtctcctcatcttatgatgtgtggtctggtcatcatatcatcaaccacgttattgtaactcatcgtctgcataattaccttaccttgctcaGAGATTCTCAAGCCTCCATGCTGCTTGTTACAGGTCGTATCTATGCATATTGCAACAGCATCAACACGCAAACCTGATTTGTGCAATAAATACGATTGTTTCGggcttgggttggacatgtatatgagtgggattgggtggttgtaaataggagctgcctcgcatgggccaataggccttctgcagttgccttagttcttatgttcttatacgaAATCTTGAGGACTGTAAAACGCAGCGCAATAAACTACTCAGATGCTCGAACTGATCGGCCCTGGCTTAACTCCTGCAATATTCGCAAGAACTTCATCGTAGCCACGTAAGAATACAGTCTCAAAGTTCATTAATATGTGAAGGTCGTGCTgaagtgaggttatcttgaggttatcttgagatgatttcggggctttagtgtccccgcggcccggtcctcgaccaggcctccacccccaggaagcagcccgtgacagctgactaacacccaggtacctatttactgctaggtaacaggggcattcagggtgaaagaaactttgcccatttgagaTCCAAACCTTCAAATCAGTGACACGAATTTTCATGAACTACAGTTTAGTTCAATCATTACGCGTCGGATATCCACTGAGTGGGTGATTGCAGAAATTACatcagaggcacataatgagctCAGGAAATGAACCCCCAATTTAATTTAGCTTAACgaattacagtcttgataagctagttacatagTTTAATGTAGATATCATAATTAATGTAGATACCAGTAGTAATGTTTAATATAGATATCACCAGTTTTTAATATCATATAGTAGGTTCAGGAACAGAAGCTGCTCAGTCTGAGATTTAGTAATGTGGAAAGGTTGTGATGGAGTGCAATATGAACATTGAGACAAGCAACACGAGTCCTTATGAACGAGAGGAAGTCAATAATGCAGCTTCAGAGTCATGGCTCGTCACCTGAATCACCTGAGCATTACACGCGAGCCTCTGGGTATTAAATTGCATCAAAACCACCTGTCTAAATCATGTTTGCCTCGCTTGCAAAGGACGTGTTTGTCATTAGCAAGTGGCGTATTGCGTTGCAAGCGATGTAAGCCAAAAAGATACATTGTTTATGCCATTACGACAGTACAATGTATCTTTGCCACCTGTTAGTGTTTCCTGAATCTAATTGTTATAGGTCATGGGTATAGGCATTATACTATGATCTATGTATCCCTGTCGACTGTTAATGTATACTGACAGCTTGGCATATCCCTGTCACTTTCTTGATTTATCCTGACGACAATGTATAAACTACTGCCAACTGTTAATGTATCCTGAGTGCAATGtttattcctgtgtgtgtgtgtgtgtgagagagaaaggcTGCATAAACGCACAAGCAATAGATCATTAAGAACTCGTATTTAACCCGGCTAGGATTCGAACTCATTTTGTCCAGGACAGACCAATCCTTATTGCCGATcaatggtgcggtggtcacggtactgtggacGTTAAAGGGTGATCCTGTGGAGTACAGGATCCAGTCAAAACTATAAGGGCTCTGCGTATTAGTGAGTTTATCATACTAGTCTTGTATCTGTCTGGGCATTTGGAGTGGCCAATTAATGCTGGTAGTTTTAGGGTAAACTTCTGTGGTGAAAGAGTTGTCTTTGGATCTCACGTAGACATCGAAGAAACTTCAACTTCGATAGAAGAGTGTACTTCATGTCTAACGACGAAAGCAAAGGAGGCTTCAAGTCCAAGAGCGACTGCAGACTAGGCTTAATGACTGACGACGACTTCAGACTAGGTTTAATGTTTAAAGATGACACCATAGTGTCTACTTTATGATACCAGAGTAGGCTTCATGTTCAACTACAACACCCAAGTAGGCTTCATGTTCAACTACAACACCCAAGTAGGCTTCATGTTCAACGATAACACCCATGTAGGCTTCATGTTCAACGACAACACCCAAGTAGGCTTCATGTTCAACGACAACACCCAAGTAGGCTTCATGTTCAACTACAACACCCAAGTAGGCTTCATGTTCAACGATAACACCCAAGTAGGCTTCATGTTCAACGACAACACCCAAGTAGGCTTCATGTTCAACGACAACACCCAAGTAGGCTTCATGTTCAACGACAACACCCAAGTAGGCTTCATGTTCAACGATAACACCCAAGCAGGCTTCATGTTCAACGATAACACCCAAGTAGGCTTCATGTTCATCGACAACACCCAAGTAGGCTTCATGTTCATCGACAACACCCAAGTAGGCTTCACGTTCAATCACGACACCAGAGTAGGCTTCATGTTCAACGACAACACCCAAGTAGGCTTCACGTTCAACGACAACACCCATGTAGGCTTCATGTTCAACGACAACACCCAAGTAGGCTTCATGTTCAACGACAACACCCATGTAGGCTTCATGTTCAACGACAACACCCAAGTAGGCTTCATGGTCAACGACGACGGATCATAAAGTTTCACGTCCAACCGACAACACCCAAGTAGGCTTCATGTTCAACGACAACACCCAAGTAGGCTTCGTGGTCAACGACGACGGATCATAAAGTTTCACGTCCAACCGACAACACCCAAGTAGGCTTCGTGGTCAACGACGACGGATCATAAAGTTTCACGTCCAACCGACAACACCCAAGTAGGCTTCATGGTCAACGACGACGGATCATAAAGTTTCACGTCCAACCGACAACACCGAAAACAGATTTCCCTCATTCGTTATCAATAAACCCCAAGTCCGGCAAGAGATAGAGACGCAGTGTAAACTAAATTCGACAGTAAACACGCCACCTTCCGCATACTGTGTCCGACACCCATAAACACTAACTACACGACacctgggggcctcgtagcctggtggatagcgcgcaggactcgtaattctgtggcgcgggttcgattcccgcacccgattcccgaggcagaaacaaatgggcaaagtttctttcaccctgaatgcccctgttacctagcagtaaataggtacctgggagttagtcagctgtcacgggctgcttcctgggggtggaggtctggtcgaggaccgggccgcggggatactaaaaagccccgaaatcatctcaagataacctcaagataggctacACCCCACCGTGTATCTCTCCTTACAATAGTGTTTATGCACACACATCACCATACAGAACTGATTTGCGCACGGAATATGCAGGTTAGCGGACACTTTCCACAGCAGTGAATTACTGCAGCTGTCAAGGGTCTCAGGTCCTGGCTAAACTTACGTGCACCAGAATATTTACTCACGTCGTGGATCATATATAAACGGAGATATAATATAATAAACGGAGAGTAGAGCATAGCAGTGCAGCTTAGTCCTAaacaaaaacaataataaaaTTGCATTGAGACGCATGGATATCAGCTTGATGAAAGACCATTAGCAGATTACCGGGTTATCGTGAGCGTTATCGGGTGATGTATCGGGTCTTCGGATTAGAGACAAGGGGATTACATGAGGTTTTCGGATTTGGGATCAAGGGATTATATACGAGGCCATCGGATTGGGGACCAAGGGATTTCATGTGTTTCTCGTATTTAGGGGCCCAGGGAATTACATGAGATTTCGGGATTGGGTATTTTATGAGACCCCTTGGGATTGAGGACCAGAAAATTACACGAGACTTTCGGATTAGGAAACAGGTGATTAGATGAGATCTTGGAATTGGAGATTAAATGAAACTGTTAGATTGAGGACATGAATATTACATTAGTTAGATTAGGGACCTGAGGAATACATAAACTTTTTTGGATTGTTGACAACACGAGGACCTATGATTAGGGACTTCATTAGACTTTGTGATTGTCGACCAGAGGATTACACGAAGGCTTAGGGGATTGGAAACAGTAGAACTCATGACATTGTGGATTTGGAATTGAACATTACATTAAGTCTTCGCATTAGAagccagaagatgtcaatagatTTTGGGCTTATGATTCGGTTGTAGAGTAAGATGTCAGAGAATTACA contains:
- the LOC138366731 gene encoding trophinin-like codes for the protein MFNYNTQVGFMFNYNTQVGFMFNDNTHVGFMFNDNTQVGFMFNDNTQVGFMFNYNTQVGFMFNDNTQVGFMFNDNTQVGFMFNDNTQVGFMFNDNTQVGFMFNDNTQAGFMFNDNTQVGFMFIDNTQVGFMFIDNTQVGFTFNHDTRVGFMFNDNTQVGFTFNDNTHVGFMFNDNTQVGFMFNDNTHVGFMFNDNTQVGFMVNDDGS